From a single Leishmania donovani BPK282A1 complete genome, chromosome 17 genomic region:
- a CDS encoding cystathionine beta-synthase produces the protein MTSATPRGQILANALEAVGNTPCIRLNRVPQKHGIQCEVVAKCEFFNPGGSVKDRIGKQMILDAEKNGTLKPGSVIVEATSGNTGIGLSMAAAIRGYHMVITMPKKMSHEKETTLQSLGAEVIRTETSLPHDHPDSLIGVARRLRDEKGYVLLDQYTNLSNPGAHYEFTGQEIYDQCGGKVDMVVICAGTGGTITGVAKKLKELIPEVIVVGVDPVGSIIADPEHPGEPVMYHVEGIGYDFVPDVCERKYVDRWVKTRDQESFDLALELHREEGLLVGGSSGSAMAGVVEAAKDLRSDQRCVVLMADGIRNYMGKFADVNWMIEHGFRQGEVTRPTYDTLKKELEEVKAKLAKYESGAQ, from the coding sequence ATGACATCTGCAACCCCCCGCGGCCAAATTCTGGCCAACGCCCTCGAGGCGGTCGGCAACACCCCTTGCATCCGCTTGAACCGCGTCCCACAGAAGCACGGCATTCAGTGCGAGGTTGTGGCCAAGTGCGAGTTCTTCAACcctggcggcagcgtcaaGGACCGCATTGGCAAGCAGATGATACTCGACGCCGAAAAGAACGGGACGCTCAAGCCGGGTTCCGTGATTGTGGAGGCCACAAGCGGCAATACTGGCATCGGTCTCTCCATGGCCGCGGCGATCCGCGGCTACCACATGGTGATTACGATGCCGAAGAAGATGTCGCACGAGAAGGAGACGACACTGCAGTCCCTTGGCGCCGAGGTGATCCGCACGGAGACGTCTCTTCCGCACGACCACCCGGACAGCCTCATCGGGGTCGctcgccgcctgcgcgaTGAGAAGGGCTACGTGCTGCTGGACCAGTACACGAACCTCAGCAACCCGGGTGCGCATTACGAGTTCACTGGTCAGGAGATCTACGACCAGTGCGGCGGCAAGGTCGACATGGTAGTCATCTGCGCCGGAACCGGAGGCACGATCACCGGAGTGGCCAAGAAGCTGAAGGAGCTCATCCCCGAAGTCATCGTTGTCGGTGTAGACCCGGTCGGCAGCATCATCGCCGACCCCGAACACCCCGGCGAGCCTGTCATGTACCACGTAGAGGGAATCGGCTATGACTTTGTGCCAGACGTGTGCGAGCGTAAGTACGTCGATCGCTGGGTCAAGACACGCGATCAGGAGAGTTTCGACCTCGCCCTCGAGCTGCACCGCGAGGAGGGTCTGCTGGTCGGCGGTAGCAGCGGCTCCGCGATGGCCGGCGTGGTGGAGGCAGCCAAGGACCTTCGCTCGGATCAGCGCTGCGTCGTGCTCATGGCGGACGGCATCCGCAACTACATGGGGAAGTTCGCCGATGTCAACTGGATGATCGAGCACGGCTTCCGGCAGGGTGAGGTGACCCGCCCCACCTACGACACGCTGaagaaggagctggaggaggtcaAGGCGAAGCTAGCAAAGTACGAAAGCGGCGCTCAGtag
- a CDS encoding histone H2A, putative, with product MSYTGEESTGMPPQPPMMGPGSATADQTSIVSGGKLGGKGKGKGKGKGKRGGKTGGKAGRRDRMSRAARAELNFPVGRIHSRLKDGLYRKQRCGASAAIYCAALLEYLTTEVIELSGAAAKAQKTERIKPRHLLLAIRGDEELNQVVKATISRGGVVPNVHKALEKKSKKKSAKRAA from the coding sequence ATGTCGTACACCGGCGAGGAATCCACTGgcatgccgccgcagccgccgatgATGGGGCCTGGCTCTGCGACGGCCGATCAGACCAGCATCGTCTCGGGCGGCAAGCTCGGTGGCAAGGGCAAGGGCAAGGGCAAAGGTAAGGGCAAGCGCGGTGGCAAGACTGGCGGCAAGGCAGGCCGTCGCGATCGCATGTcgcgtgccgcgcgcgcagagTTGAACTTCCCGGTCGGCCGCATTCACTCTCGCTTGAAGGATGGCCTCTACCGCAAGCAGCGTTGCGGTGCATCTGCCGCCATATACTGCGCCGCTCTGCTGGAATATCTCACGACGGAGGTGATCGAGCTCtccggtgcggcggcgaaggctcAGAAGACGGAGCGCATCAAGCcgcgccacctgctgctcgccaTTCGAGGTGATGAGGAGCTGAATCAGGTAGTGAAGGCGACCATCTCGCGCGGTGGTGTGGTGCCGAATGTGCACAAAGCATTGGAGAAGAAGTccaagaagaagagcgccAAGCGTGCCGCGTAg
- a CDS encoding NADH-ubiquinone oxidoreductase, mitochondrial, putative, producing MRWVAAASASAAAVAPTTSYPSTNAALLANTRAIHGEVRHQNTDYDNTRIPWDFTTASYEKIHNEILPKFPRGRRISATIPLLHLAQQQQGGYIPVTAMYKIAKICEVPPMHVFETVTFYSMFNRHPVGKYHIQFCRTTPCMLCGADELMERTMHYLNVRMHGTTSDGLITIGEMECLGACVNAPMLVVSDYSNPPNFSYDYMEDLTWESIKTLVESLRGGKPFKIGSQRPDRRYAEPAGGRTSLLFKEPPGPYCRDFDAEPDEKADAAPPKK from the coding sequence atgcgctgggtcgctgctgcctctgcttctgcggccgcggtggcgccgacgacaaGCTACCCGTCCACAAACGCGGCGCTCCTTGCGAATACCCGCGCCATCCACGGTGAGGTGCGTCACCAGAACACGGACTATGACAACACCCGAATTCCGTGGGACTTCACCACAGCCAGCTACGAGAAGATTCACAACGAGATCTTGCCCAAGTTTCCACGCGGCAGGCGAATCTCAGCCACCattccgctgctgcatctcgcccagcagcagcagggcggGTACATCCCGGTGACAGCCATGTACAAAATAGCAAAGATTTGTGAAGTGCCACCGATGCATGTCTTCGAGACGGTCACCTTCTACTCCATGTTCAACCGGCACCCGGTTGGTAAGTACCACATCCAATTCTGCCGCACCACCCCCTGCATGCtgtgcggcgccgacgagcTGATGGAACGCACCATGCACTATCTGAACGTGCGCATGCACGGCACGACAAGCGACGGCCTTATCACGATTGGCGAGATGGAGTGCctcggcgcgtgcgtgaacGCACCAATGCTGGTGGTGAGTGACTACAGCAACCCGCCCAACTTTTCGTACGACTACATGGAGGACTTAACGTGGGAGAGCATCAAGACGCTCGTGGAGAGCCTCCGTGGCGGAAAACCTTTCAAAATCGGCTCGCAGCGTCCAGATCGCAGGTACGCTGAGCCGGCCGGTGGGCGCACGTCGCTCCTGTTCAAGGAACCGCCAGGTCCGTACTGCCGTGACTTCGACGCCGAACCGGACGAGAAGgcggacgccgcgccgcccaAGAAGTAG